The genomic segment GTTGCAATTAGCGTCCAAGTCTGGCAGCGGGCTGGCATGAACCTCGATGCCTTGCCGACCGGCCGCCGTGCTCGCATTACCGCAGTAGATTGGGGGATTCTCGCCCCTGAAGAGGCGACTCGCCTGCGCGCTCTGGGGATCGACAAGGGGGCCGAGGTCGAGATTGCCCATCGCGGTGTTTTTGCCGGCAGAGACCCGATCGCGCTTGCCGTCGGCCGTATGACGGTGGCCCTGCGCCGCAGCCACGCCCGCGCCATGGAAGTCGAGGAACTGGCGGAGGCCGCACGATGAGCGGCAAACGCACGGCAGCCCTCGTCGGCAACCCCAATGCG from the Erythrobacter sp. SG61-1L genome contains:
- a CDS encoding FeoA family protein, whose product is MNLDALPTGRRARITAVDWGILAPEEATRLRALGIDKGAEVEIAHRGVFAGRDPIALAVGRMTVALRRSHARAMEVEELAEAAR